The genomic DNA ATCACTTCAGGAAGGGTCTCGAGCTTGATTCCGCCTGCGATGGCCGTTTTGGCGTTTTTCACGACGCTCTTGATGGTATGAAGGTCTTCGAATGAGTTCTTGCCTTCTGCCTGAAGGTCATATCCAGTGTGGACACAGATGTAATCTGCTCCGAACTGATCCAATTCCTTCGCGCGTTTTTCTATATCTTTCACTCCGATCATATCGACGAGGAGTTCTTTGCCTTGTTTCTTCGCTTCTTCGACGGCACCTTGGATGGAGGCATCTTCAGCCACTCCGAGGATCGTCACGATATCTGCGCCTGCTTCTGAAGCTTTCATCACTTCATAGCCTGCTGCATCCATGATTTTAAGGTCGGCAAGAACAGACAGGGAAGGGAATGCTTCCTTGATTTCCTTGACAGCCTTCAGTCCTTCATTGATCACGACAGGAGTTCCGATTTCCACGATGTCGATGTATTCTTCTACTTCCTTGACGACTTCCTTCGCCTCGGGAATGTTGACTAAGTCCAGTGCAAGTTGTAATTTCATAGATCCTTCACTCCTTGAAAAAATTTGTGCTGTGCGGGTCACCCCTTCAGCCATTTCACTATAACGCATGAGGTGAATCCATGTAAGTACGCACATTTTACTTACATAGTGTCAAAAAGTATACTAAGGGATAGAATTCAATCAGGAGGTAGCCCTATGTCACGCTTAGAAGAGAAAACATTCCAATGTGAAAAAGAACTGACCCTCTCCGTCATCGGCGGTAAATGGAAGATGCTCATCCTTTGGCATCTTGGAAAAGAAGGGACCAAACGATTCGGAGAGCTCAAAGCCCTCATGCCCGGAATCACCCAGCGCATGCTCGTCAACCAGCTCAGAGAGCTTGAAGAAGACCAGATCGTCCACCGTGAGGTCTATCCCGTCGTCCCTCCCAAAGTAGAGTATTCCCTCACAACACAAGGTCAAACACTCATGCCCATACTCGAATCCATGTACGAATGGGGCAAAACGTATATGACCACGTTGAAAGAACCAAGCAAAATAGAAGCATAAATAACGATTTAAAAAAGACTGAATCCGCATGAGGACGAGGCTCATACAGATTCAGTCTTTTTATGGAGAGGTAGCGTTGAATCCGTTATCATTCATATGGGAAATGTTATAAAGCCAACCAGGAACTACCGGTGAGGCATTCGATTCTCCACACAATTGTCATATTATCCACCGGTGACAGGATGGTTCTCCTGTATAATTCTAGTAACCATCACGTTATCGTTTGGTCCATGGAGGACCATAAAGGATCTATATTATTGGAGGTGTAAGTCTTCCTTCGGGTAAGACGATGTATTGACAGCCATAAACTTAACGATTTTTGCCATTTTGATCGCCCTCACCGCTTTTTTTGTCGCAACGGAATTTGCGATGGTGAAGGTGCGTTCCACCAAAATTGATCAACTAGTATTCGAAGGGAAAAGGGGAGCGGCTTCGGCCAAAAAGGTTGTCAGTCATCTGGATGAGTACCTGTCAGCCTGTCAGCTGGGCATCACGGTGACCGCCCTCGGGATCGGATGGGTGGGTGAGTCCACCTTCGCCGTCATCTTAGAGCCGATCTTCAGTTTCCTGAATATCGGCGAGTCCCTTTCAAGCGTCCTTGTCATTGCCATCGCCTTCATGATTGCGACCTTCATGCACGTTGTCATCGGGGAACTTGCTCCGAAAACGCTGGCGATCCAGAAGGCGGAGACGATCACGCTCCTGACAGCCGGTCCCATCATCCTGTTCTACCGGATCCTTTTCCCGTTCATCTGGTTCCTCAACGGATCTGCACGTCTCCTCGTCCGGGCATTCGGTATGAAGCCCGCCTCCGAGCACGATGCGGCCCACTCCGAGGAAGAACTCAGGATCCTCATGTCTGAAAGCTATGAGAGCGGCGAAATCAATCAGAATGAACTGACATACATGAATAATATCTTCACCTTCGACGAACGACTAGCGAAGGAAATCATGGTCCCTAGAACAGAGATGGTGACCGTGTCCGTCGACCAGGGATTCGATGAAATCATGGATCTCATCAAGTCGGAGAGATTCACGCGATACCCGGTGATCGATGGGGATAAAGACCACGTCGTCGGATTCATCAACGTCAAGGAGCTCCTCACTGAACGGTTGAGGCAGGGCAAGAGGACGGGGGACGACTTCTCCCTCAAATCCCATATCAACCCCATCATCCGAGTGGTGGAAACGGCCCCTATCCACGATGTGCTTCTCAAGATGCAGAAGCTCCGCACCCATATCGCCATCCTGGTCGATGAGTATGGCGGCACCTCGGGCATCGTGAGCTTCGAAGATATCCTCGAGGAAATCGTCGGCGAGATCCGCGATGAATTTGACCAGGATGAAGTGGCACCCGTCAGGAAGCTGAACGATCATCACTTCATCATCGATGCGAAGCTTCTGATAGAAGAAGCGAATGAAGTGCTCGGCATTGAACTCGAGAACGAAGAAGTCGACACGGTCGGAGGATGGTTCCTATCCAACACGATCGAAAGCGAAGCAGAGCTTGAGTCCCACGGGTACGTGTTCAAAGTGCACAAAAAGGATGGATATCACATCCAGTATTTAGAAGTGAAAAAGCCTGAGTCCCTCGTTTCCTGATGGGAACCTTGCATGGCCACCGGAGAGTATACTCTCCGGTGGTTTTTTGTGGTCATAGAAATAGACTATCGATCATCATCAGATGCGCGCTGTTTCAGTTTGGCGGATTTTGTCTTACTCATGTGGATGGGCTAGCGGGGAAACAGATTGCTTTCTTTCTCCAAATTGATTTGAAATAATGGTGAATAGATATCAAAAGGAGGAATTCTTTCATGAGTCAATCTGTGAATCCGTTATTTCAACCTTTCCAATATGGAGCCCTATCCCTGCCGAATCGTACGGTGATGGCACCGATGACGCGCGGGTTTTCACCAGGGGGCGTACCGGGGCAACCCGTCGTCGATTATTACCGCAGACGCGCAGAAAATGAAGTAGGCCTGATCGTCACGGAAGGTACCGGCATCAACCATCCGGCATCCGTATCCGGTGACAGCATCCCGTTATTCCACGGGGAAACGGCCCTGGAAGGATGGCGAGCAGTCGTGGAGGCCGTCCACGAAGCGGGAGGAAAGATCGTTCCCCAGCTTTGGCATGTGGGGATGACCCGCAAGAAGGGCGAGCTACCGAACGCTGAGGCACTGCCCGTTGGACCGTCAGGCTTGACACTTACCGGGGAACAGGTGACTGAGCCGCCGACGACGGAAGAAGTGGAACAGCTCGTCGCAGCCTATGCCCAGGCGGCAGCCGATGCAAAACGGATCGGATTCGACGGCATCGAGTTACACGGTGCCCACGGATACCTCATCGATCAATTCTTTTGGGAGAAAACGAATAAGCGGACCGACCGCTATGGCGGCGATCTTGTAGGACGCACGCAATTTGCCGTCGAAGTCATTGAGGCATGCAGGCGTGAAGTCGGACCGGACTTCCCGATCATCTTCCGTTTTTCACAGTGGAAGATGACCGACTATGTTGCGAAGCTCGCCAGGACACCGGAGGAGCTTGAGCAATTTCTTACCCCTCTTGTCGAAGCGGGAGTGGACATCTTCCACTGCTCGACGCGCCGTTTCTGGGAACCTGAATTTGACGGCTCTCCTTTGAATCTCGCGGGCTGGACGAAGAAGCTCACCGGAAAACCCGTCATCTCCGTAGGATCCGTCGGCCTGAACGGTGAATTCACCAGCTTCTCAGAAGCGGAAGCCACCGATATCTCTGAGCTCACCGAACGCCTCGGAGACGACGAATTCGACCTTATCGCCATCGGGCGCGCCGTCCTCCAGGACCCCGAATGGGTCAAGAAAATCAAAGAAGGACGCACCGACGAAATCCGCGCATTCAGCAAAGAATCGCTGCAAACATTATATTGAGTGCCAAAATGACGCATGGGGACGGTTCTCATGCGTACATACAACACAAACGCAAAAGCAGCACGGGCCATGGCCCGTGCTGCTTCTTTTTC from Rossellomorea marisflavi includes the following:
- a CDS encoding winged helix-turn-helix transcriptional regulator produces the protein MSRLEEKTFQCEKELTLSVIGGKWKMLILWHLGKEGTKRFGELKALMPGITQRMLVNQLRELEEDQIVHREVYPVVPPKVEYSLTTQGQTLMPILESMYEWGKTYMTTLKEPSKIEA
- the hxlA gene encoding 3-hexulose-6-phosphate synthase, with the translated sequence MKLQLALDLVNIPEAKEVVKEVEEYIDIVEIGTPVVINEGLKAVKEIKEAFPSLSVLADLKIMDAAGYEVMKASEAGADIVTILGVAEDASIQGAVEEAKKQGKELLVDMIGVKDIEKRAKELDQFGADYICVHTGYDLQAEGKNSFEDLHTIKSVVKNAKTAIAGGIKLETLPEVIKENPDLIIVGGGITSQDDKAATAAKIRELINKG
- a CDS encoding hemolysin family protein — its product is MTAINLTIFAILIALTAFFVATEFAMVKVRSTKIDQLVFEGKRGAASAKKVVSHLDEYLSACQLGITVTALGIGWVGESTFAVILEPIFSFLNIGESLSSVLVIAIAFMIATFMHVVIGELAPKTLAIQKAETITLLTAGPIILFYRILFPFIWFLNGSARLLVRAFGMKPASEHDAAHSEEELRILMSESYESGEINQNELTYMNNIFTFDERLAKEIMVPRTEMVTVSVDQGFDEIMDLIKSERFTRYPVIDGDKDHVVGFINVKELLTERLRQGKRTGDDFSLKSHINPIIRVVETAPIHDVLLKMQKLRTHIAILVDEYGGTSGIVSFEDILEEIVGEIRDEFDQDEVAPVRKLNDHHFIIDAKLLIEEANEVLGIELENEEVDTVGGWFLSNTIESEAELESHGYVFKVHKKDGYHIQYLEVKKPESLVS
- a CDS encoding NADH:flavin oxidoreductase, whose product is MSQSVNPLFQPFQYGALSLPNRTVMAPMTRGFSPGGVPGQPVVDYYRRRAENEVGLIVTEGTGINHPASVSGDSIPLFHGETALEGWRAVVEAVHEAGGKIVPQLWHVGMTRKKGELPNAEALPVGPSGLTLTGEQVTEPPTTEEVEQLVAAYAQAAADAKRIGFDGIELHGAHGYLIDQFFWEKTNKRTDRYGGDLVGRTQFAVEVIEACRREVGPDFPIIFRFSQWKMTDYVAKLARTPEELEQFLTPLVEAGVDIFHCSTRRFWEPEFDGSPLNLAGWTKKLTGKPVISVGSVGLNGEFTSFSEAEATDISELTERLGDDEFDLIAIGRAVLQDPEWVKKIKEGRTDEIRAFSKESLQTLY